Proteins encoded within one genomic window of Paraglaciecola psychrophila 170:
- a CDS encoding DUF3089 domain-containing protein, whose protein sequence is MPDIQGEENICESDLSSTIVFADGTTQFEESPIAIDQPIDCFYVYPTVSDDIGDNADLVADAEIGVTFIQAARYRSVCRLFVPLYRQKTISSIFTGRYNLPELNEIAYGDVLDAFKHFVANNDGRGFILVGHSQGTEHLIHLIQDQVENDAYLKQRMIAAHLIGFRVAVPNEAETGETFLSTLPCSPENFTRCYVNYSSYRASAPPNAITANFGITDSLDTRSPCTHPVDLGSGLLELDSYFSPSQLVAYNNLADNEAITTPFIKLPGLFSGECIEEDGKGYLAITVNADPDDPRVDDVSDFLPGWGLHRFDVALPHGDLITLADKQAADWLNE, encoded by the coding sequence ATGCCAGATATTCAAGGTGAAGAGAATATTTGTGAGTCCGATCTATCATCAACGATTGTATTTGCTGACGGTACTACCCAGTTTGAAGAATCACCAATAGCGATTGATCAACCAATTGACTGTTTTTATGTTTATCCCACAGTAAGCGATGACATTGGCGACAATGCAGATTTGGTAGCAGATGCTGAAATTGGGGTTACATTTATTCAGGCTGCTAGATACCGTTCAGTGTGTCGCCTGTTTGTTCCACTATATCGTCAAAAAACGATTAGTTCTATTTTTACTGGTCGCTACAATTTACCTGAATTAAATGAAATAGCCTATGGTGATGTGCTGGACGCCTTTAAGCATTTCGTTGCCAATAACGATGGTCGAGGATTTATTTTGGTTGGTCACTCACAGGGAACTGAACATTTAATACACCTGATTCAGGATCAAGTTGAAAACGATGCTTATCTCAAACAGCGAATGATTGCTGCGCATTTAATTGGTTTTAGAGTCGCTGTACCTAATGAGGCTGAAACTGGAGAAACGTTTTTGTCGACGCTACCCTGTAGCCCTGAAAACTTTACTCGTTGCTATGTTAACTACTCCAGCTACAGGGCTTCTGCACCTCCGAATGCAATTACAGCTAATTTCGGTATCACCGATAGCCTCGATACACGGTCACCCTGTACACATCCCGTCGACCTCGGATCTGGCTTGCTAGAGCTGGACTCTTACTTTAGTCCAAGTCAATTAGTAGCGTATAATAATTTAGCTGATAACGAGGCTATTACTACCCCTTTTATCAAACTGCCGGGATTATTTTCAGGAGAATGTATTGAAGAAGACGGTAAGGGTTATCTGGCTATCACTGTTAATGCCGATCCCGATGACCCTCGTGTAGATGATGTAAGTGACTTTCTACCGGGCTGGGGATTACACCGCTTTGATGTTGCTCTACCCCACGGTGATCTGATTACCTTAGCTGATAAGCAGGCAGCTGATTGGTTAAATGAGTAA
- a CDS encoding alpha/beta hydrolase, which translates to MSNDQDQIILLHGMYRSADAMQPLETFFRNEGYQITNISYPSTKYDIETLVRDYLHPAVQKAQRKGMQKIHFVTHSMGGILVRYYLKNHPLEGLGKVVMIAPPNQGTELAELFADSSWIDTNTGPAKLQLSAQQDSWVNQLGPVNFAVGIIAGNYNSNLLTAWLLPGEDDGVVSVESTKVQNMQDFMIVNEKHFKLRGNIMVLHQAAYFLKHSSFYRSASDFGT; encoded by the coding sequence TTGAGCAATGATCAGGATCAAATTATTTTATTACATGGCATGTATCGCAGTGCTGATGCTATGCAGCCACTCGAAACATTCTTTCGCAATGAAGGATATCAGATAACCAATATCAGTTACCCGTCTACAAAATATGACATTGAAACTTTGGTTAGGGATTACCTGCATCCTGCTGTTCAAAAGGCACAGAGAAAAGGTATGCAAAAAATCCACTTTGTTACTCATTCCATGGGCGGTATTTTAGTTCGCTATTATCTTAAAAATCATCCATTGGAAGGCCTAGGAAAAGTGGTGATGATCGCACCACCAAATCAAGGAACAGAACTGGCCGAACTGTTTGCCGATTCATCCTGGATAGATACAAATACCGGTCCCGCTAAATTGCAACTCAGTGCTCAGCAAGACAGTTGGGTTAATCAACTAGGCCCAGTAAATTTTGCAGTAGGTATTATTGCCGGTAATTACAATTCCAACTTGCTCACTGCTTGGCTGCTGCCGGGAGAGGACGACGGGGTAGTATCCGTTGAAAGTACCAAGGTGCAGAACATGCAAGACTTTATGATCGTAAACGAAAAACACTTCAAACTGCGAGGAAATATAATGGTTCTGCATCAAGCTGCTTACTTTCTGAAACACTCCAGCTTTTATCGCTCTGCCTCTGATTTTGGGACCTAA
- a CDS encoding LysE family translocator, whose translation MHILNFEAFLVAITLLTITPGIDTVLVIKNTSRSGGRDGVVTSLGICLGLFVHATFSAIGISAILLQSSELFLAMKLVGATYLIWLGIGGLKAAFKSHSGLMIDDSVARMSSVRRPLKEGFLSNVLNPKTAVFYLAFLPQFIDPQYSPLLQAMTMAGIHFVIAMFWQCCLAGAVSSAKRFFASPVALKWMEGITGSVLIFLGSKLLFDEQS comes from the coding sequence ATGCATATTTTAAATTTTGAAGCCTTTCTTGTGGCAATTACGTTGTTAACGATTACTCCTGGGATAGATACGGTGCTGGTGATAAAGAATACCAGTCGTTCGGGCGGTAGGGATGGTGTTGTCACTAGCCTTGGCATTTGTCTTGGGCTTTTTGTGCATGCGACGTTTTCGGCTATAGGTATTTCGGCAATTTTACTGCAGTCGTCAGAACTCTTTTTAGCAATGAAATTGGTAGGTGCCACCTACCTTATCTGGTTGGGCATTGGAGGATTAAAAGCGGCTTTTAAAAGTCACTCAGGGTTAATGATTGATGACTCCGTAGCCAGAATGTCTAGTGTTAGACGCCCACTCAAAGAGGGCTTTTTGTCAAACGTATTAAATCCAAAGACTGCGGTTTTTTATCTGGCGTTTCTACCGCAATTTATCGATCCACAATACTCACCTCTATTGCAAGCTATGACCATGGCCGGAATACATTTCGTCATTGCTATGTTCTGGCAATGCTGCCTTGCTGGAGCTGTTAGCTCCGCTAAACGTTTTTTTGCTAGCCCTGTGGCGTTGAAATGGATGGAAGGCATAACAGGTAGTGTGCTGATATTTCTTGGTTCAAAATTGCTTTTTGACGAGCAGAGTTAA
- a CDS encoding ABC transporter ATP-binding protein — protein MIKSPDFQHLKHFFEYASRYKKTAVIGLLMMPISVAANLLFPWLIIQVIDDHLTPGKYDGMMWLIAIMLVVLVFNYIADAIYTYCLRLTGQKAVFDMRMALFQRILKLPRTYYDKTPTGVTLSRLTSDLEVIGESFVLGVLSLVKDSINTIAVLIFMFFINWQLALLVLLVFPPVLMLTQYVRNRLREMYTITRSSLAKGTGYLQECLLGVKTVQLYGAEQEVESKYHSYTEDFLHAQLKTNKYDATLFSIITGITTITIGLIIWFGSGKVLAGAVSLGVLIAFINTLEKVFVPLRDFTSQIASIQRSFAAFEHIEELFVEELEEQGKTLLSAETLKDKLTNFETLEFKNVRFRYGGVGPYVLDDVSFALSKGEQLALVGTTGSGKSTVIRIMSKAYMDYEGSILLNGIELSSIPKDSMLHLFSLMQQDVFLFEENIHFNISLGADEISDDAVVDAAEYVYAHDFIIGLPSQYQFELKNSGSNLSAGQAQLISFARSVAQGGQVMMLDEATSSVDSITESLIQKAIGRLFEEKTVIAIAHRLSTIRHSDQILVLNQGKIVEQGNHQELLAMNGVYSSLLTDNTNIADDEDELLSKPG, from the coding sequence ATGATTAAATCTCCAGATTTTCAACACCTCAAACATTTCTTTGAGTATGCATCACGCTACAAAAAGACCGCCGTAATTGGCTTGCTTATGATGCCGATATCAGTGGCTGCCAACTTGTTGTTTCCCTGGTTGATTATCCAAGTCATTGATGACCACCTCACACCTGGTAAATACGATGGAATGATGTGGCTGATTGCAATTATGTTGGTGGTATTGGTCTTCAATTACATTGCCGATGCCATCTACACCTATTGCTTACGCTTGACCGGACAGAAGGCTGTTTTCGATATGCGTATGGCCTTGTTTCAGCGCATTTTGAAACTGCCTAGAACCTATTATGACAAAACACCCACGGGCGTTACGTTGTCACGATTGACGAGTGATCTTGAAGTCATAGGTGAGTCCTTCGTGCTGGGCGTATTGAGTTTGGTGAAAGACTCCATTAATACAATAGCGGTGCTGATCTTTATGTTTTTCATCAACTGGCAATTGGCTTTATTGGTCTTGCTGGTGTTTCCTCCAGTGTTAATGCTGACCCAGTATGTGCGTAATCGGCTGCGAGAAATGTATACCATCACCCGCTCATCTTTGGCCAAAGGCACAGGCTATCTGCAAGAGTGTTTGTTAGGAGTGAAAACCGTTCAGTTATATGGCGCCGAACAAGAGGTCGAGTCCAAGTATCATAGTTACACCGAAGATTTCTTGCATGCGCAATTAAAAACCAATAAATACGATGCCACCTTGTTTTCGATTATAACGGGTATCACAACTATCACTATCGGCCTTATTATTTGGTTTGGCTCAGGTAAGGTACTTGCAGGAGCCGTCAGCCTTGGCGTATTGATTGCTTTCATCAATACCTTGGAAAAAGTGTTTGTACCGCTGCGTGATTTCACTTCACAAATCGCCTCGATACAGCGCTCTTTCGCGGCCTTTGAGCACATAGAAGAACTTTTTGTGGAAGAGCTTGAAGAACAAGGAAAAACGCTCTTATCAGCTGAAACACTAAAAGACAAGCTGACTAATTTCGAGACGCTCGAATTCAAGAATGTGCGCTTCCGTTACGGCGGCGTTGGCCCTTACGTATTGGATGATGTGTCCTTCGCGTTGAGTAAGGGCGAGCAATTGGCTTTAGTCGGCACTACAGGCTCAGGAAAGTCGACAGTCATTCGCATCATGAGTAAAGCGTACATGGACTACGAGGGCAGCATTCTTTTGAATGGTATTGAGTTGTCGAGTATTCCCAAAGATTCAATGTTGCACTTGTTTTCTCTGATGCAACAAGACGTGTTTCTATTTGAGGAAAATATTCATTTTAATATTTCCCTTGGCGCCGACGAAATCAGTGACGACGCAGTGGTCGACGCAGCAGAATACGTTTATGCCCACGATTTTATTATAGGACTACCGAGTCAATACCAATTTGAGTTAAAAAATAGCGGCAGTAACTTGTCAGCGGGCCAAGCCCAGCTTATCTCCTTTGCGCGATCAGTAGCCCAAGGTGGACAAGTGATGATGTTAGATGAGGCCACCAGTTCAGTGGACTCCATTACCGAAAGTCTGATCCAGAAAGCCATTGGGCGTTTGTTTGAGGAGAAGACCGTAATCGCGATTGCTCACCGCCTGAGTACTATTCGCCACTCAGATCAAATTTTAGTACTTAACCAAGGTAAAATTGTGGAGCAAGGTAACCATCAGGAATTACTGGCAATGAACGGGGTTTATTCAAGCTTACTGACGGATAACACCAATATTGCAGACGATGAAGACGAGCTATTGTCCAAACCTGGCTGA
- a CDS encoding MBL fold metallo-hydrolase: MITTQSHNIFYSGDGGYFDGFKKIGEALGPFNLAILESGAYDKNWPSVHMMPEQTIQAHKDLNADVLLPVHNSTFDLAFHPWYDPLTKLSVLAHEHDIKLATPVIGEQYRLDSKVPTQQWWEFD; the protein is encoded by the coding sequence GTGATAACAACGCAGAGCCATAACATTTTTTACAGTGGCGATGGAGGATACTTTGACGGCTTTAAAAAAATAGGTGAAGCACTAGGGCCATTTAATTTGGCCATATTAGAGAGCGGTGCCTACGACAAAAACTGGCCATCAGTACATATGATGCCAGAACAGACTATTCAAGCGCATAAAGATCTTAATGCCGATGTGTTATTGCCTGTGCACAACAGTACTTTTGATTTGGCCTTCCATCCTTGGTATGACCCATTAACTAAGTTGTCTGTGTTAGCGCATGAACATGATATTAAACTCGCTACGCCAGTTATTGGCGAGCAGTATCGGCTAGATAGCAAAGTGCCTACTCAGCAATGGTGGGAGTTTGACTAA
- a CDS encoding ABC transporter ATP-binding protein, translating to MTKSKFIIHYLLLNKYSYMFAIVCIFVVNYLQVEIPRYIQLAVDLLNESTTESKEGLLENVHWVIALSVVMVVIRILSRMYSLNPGRITEAALKNDLFHRLNRLPSTFHEQYASGKLISIINNDLNGIRLFYGIGFLQLFNILFALSLTPIWMWRISPQLTMYSAIPIVIASVIFWLGFRKLRALHAQRLICLQNLSEQLMNYLSGIDLIKNQQMGEWVTNEVDRVNARLFDCTMQIAKIQTFFMPILDYANHFMKVLILGLGGYYLLQAKLTIGEITAFLSYSVLLALPLMHLGRIATVYQMGMISIDSVQNILNNEVPNTDMLRMSEDEKSTLRKSTLLVQNLSYRYPSSKGEDSEMVLKDLSFSIEAGEKVGVLGSIGSGKSTLVNCLNHHLSLGAGHIFWGSKDITQMSRQDWRSYVRTITQDPFLFSDTIFENVKFGAKQPIHGADELNVDQVLKLSQLSEDVQRFGAGDQTLVGEKGIMLSGGQKQRLSIARALLTPSDLIIMDNVLSAVDYETERTILKGVFNRIQGQSLLVVSHRVSALEYMDKILVLEKGEIIARGTHAQLLKSSDYYRETWELQQHESESPA from the coding sequence ATGACTAAATCAAAATTCATCATTCACTACTTACTGTTGAATAAATATTCTTATATGTTTGCGATAGTATGTATTTTTGTAGTGAATTATCTACAAGTGGAAATTCCGCGCTACATCCAGCTTGCTGTTGATTTACTTAACGAATCAACGACAGAGTCAAAAGAGGGTTTGCTTGAAAACGTACACTGGGTAATTGCGCTTTCGGTGGTCATGGTGGTGATCCGTATTCTGTCCAGAATGTATTCTTTAAACCCAGGTCGAATTACTGAAGCGGCCTTAAAAAATGATTTGTTTCATCGTTTAAATCGTCTGCCTTCAACCTTTCACGAGCAATATGCGTCCGGTAAACTTATATCTATTATCAATAATGACTTAAATGGCATTCGCCTATTTTACGGCATTGGTTTTTTACAGCTGTTTAATATTTTGTTTGCTCTGTCTTTAACGCCGATTTGGATGTGGAGAATTTCTCCACAACTCACTATGTACTCTGCGATCCCCATCGTGATTGCCTCTGTCATTTTCTGGCTTGGTTTTAGAAAGTTACGAGCCTTACATGCACAGCGATTAATATGTTTGCAGAATCTATCAGAGCAGTTGATGAACTACTTGTCGGGCATCGACTTGATTAAAAATCAACAGATGGGTGAATGGGTCACCAACGAAGTGGATCGGGTCAATGCTCGTCTCTTTGATTGCACGATGCAAATAGCCAAAATCCAAACCTTCTTTATGCCTATTCTGGATTACGCCAACCATTTCATGAAAGTGCTGATTTTGGGACTGGGTGGTTATTATCTTTTGCAGGCAAAGCTGACTATTGGCGAAATTACAGCTTTTTTGTCCTACTCCGTACTTCTAGCTCTTCCATTAATGCACTTAGGGCGAATTGCCACGGTTTATCAAATGGGTATGATCAGTATTGATAGTGTTCAGAACATTCTCAATAACGAGGTGCCAAACACAGATATGTTGAGAATGAGCGAGGATGAAAAATCTACGTTACGAAAATCAACACTGTTGGTACAAAACCTCAGTTATCGCTACCCAAGCTCTAAGGGTGAAGACAGTGAAATGGTGCTGAAGGATCTCAGTTTTTCTATTGAAGCCGGCGAAAAAGTAGGTGTTTTAGGCAGTATTGGTTCGGGTAAAAGTACCTTGGTGAATTGTTTGAATCATCATTTGTCTCTAGGAGCAGGACACATTTTTTGGGGTAGCAAAGATATTACGCAGATGTCTCGTCAAGATTGGCGAAGCTATGTGCGCACCATAACCCAAGACCCTTTTCTGTTTTCCGATACGATTTTTGAGAACGTGAAATTTGGCGCTAAACAACCAATCCATGGCGCTGATGAGCTCAATGTAGACCAAGTACTCAAACTCAGTCAGTTAAGCGAAGATGTGCAGCGATTTGGCGCTGGCGATCAAACTCTGGTAGGTGAAAAAGGTATTATGCTATCGGGTGGGCAAAAACAGCGTCTGAGTATCGCACGGGCTCTGCTCACACCCAGCGACCTCATCATTATGGACAATGTGTTATCGGCGGTGGATTACGAAACCGAACGTACCATTCTAAAAGGGGTATTTAATCGCATTCAGGGGCAGAGTTTGTTGGTGGTGTCTCACCGAGTCAGCGCGCTGGAGTACATGGACAAAATTCTGGTCTTGGAAAAGGGTGAAATCATCGCCCGTGGTACTCATGCCCAACTACTTAAGTCGTCAGACTATTACCGCGAGACTTGGGAATTACAGCAACATGAGTCGGAGAGTCCCGCATGA
- a CDS encoding NupC/NupG family nucleoside CNT transporter — protein sequence MNVFMGLIGIISLTCFAILLSSNWRAINIRTVSLAFAIQASFGAFVLYLPFGQDVLITVANGVQWVIDSSQNGIDFLFGGLVSDRMTELFGQGGFIFALRVLPVIIFFSSLIAVLYHLGIMQKVIAVIGGALQKILKISRPEAMSATANIFVGLTEAPLVVRPFIGRMSESQLFAIMVGGTASVAGSVLVGYASLGIDLKYLVAASFMAAPGGLFMAKLIMPEQGTAIESVDDIEENDDDKPINVIDAAAIGATVGIKLAVNVGGMLLAFLGLIALLNGFVTGIAGLLGFEGITIQILLGYVFSPIAFLIGVPWGEALQAGSFIGQKIIVNEFVAYINFVEIKDTLSEHTQAIITFALCGFANLSAIAILVGGLGAIAPNRRQDLARLGFKAIIAGSLSNLMSATLAGIFISLV from the coding sequence ATGAATGTCTTCATGGGGTTAATTGGAATAATAAGTTTGACCTGCTTCGCCATATTACTATCGAGTAACTGGCGAGCGATAAATATAAGAACAGTTTCCCTAGCATTTGCCATTCAGGCTAGTTTTGGTGCATTCGTACTCTATTTACCCTTTGGGCAAGATGTATTAATCACTGTGGCGAATGGCGTTCAATGGGTTATCGATAGCAGTCAAAATGGAATAGATTTTTTGTTTGGGGGGTTAGTGAGTGACAGAATGACCGAATTATTTGGGCAAGGTGGTTTTATTTTTGCCTTAAGAGTTTTACCCGTCATTATCTTTTTTTCATCTCTTATCGCCGTTTTATACCACTTAGGGATAATGCAAAAAGTGATTGCTGTTATAGGTGGCGCGTTGCAAAAAATCCTCAAAATAAGTCGCCCTGAAGCGATGTCGGCGACAGCTAATATTTTTGTTGGATTAACCGAAGCACCACTCGTTGTCCGTCCATTTATTGGTCGAATGAGTGAATCTCAATTATTCGCAATTATGGTTGGCGGAACAGCATCAGTTGCAGGCTCAGTATTGGTGGGTTATGCCTCCTTGGGCATCGATTTAAAATACTTAGTTGCAGCAAGCTTTATGGCCGCACCGGGTGGATTATTCATGGCAAAATTAATAATGCCAGAACAGGGTACGGCAATTGAATCCGTTGATGATATCGAAGAAAATGACGATGACAAACCGATAAATGTGATAGACGCAGCGGCTATCGGGGCAACCGTTGGTATAAAACTGGCAGTCAATGTGGGTGGCATGTTGCTAGCGTTTTTAGGGTTAATAGCCTTATTGAATGGATTTGTAACAGGCATAGCTGGATTACTTGGATTTGAGGGCATTACCATTCAAATATTATTGGGGTATGTTTTTTCACCCATCGCTTTTCTTATTGGTGTTCCGTGGGGCGAAGCGTTACAAGCAGGCAGTTTTATCGGGCAGAAGATTATTGTAAATGAGTTTGTTGCGTATATAAATTTTGTAGAAATAAAAGATACATTATCAGAACATACTCAGGCAATTATTACGTTTGCTTTGTGTGGATTTGCTAATTTATCTGCTATTGCCATATTGGTAGGTGGCTTAGGTGCAATTGCTCCTAATAGACGACAAGACCTCGCACGCTTGGGGTTTAAAGCGATAATTGCTGGTTCGTTATCTAATTTGATGAGCGCAACTTTAGCAGGGATTTTTATCAGTTTAGTGTAA
- a CDS encoding RhlG family 3-oxoacyl-ACP reductase: MFKNLFSMQEKICVITGGYRGLGAFMAQGFLEAGAKRVYITGRKAQACIAAAEELSKFGECIALPGDASTSEGLSQLVQEINKREDHIDVLVNNAGTAWGAPFGQFPESGWDKVMDINVKSPFFLTQALTPLLAKNADAKNTSTVINIGSIAGILGNGLDTFSYAVSKSAIHQVTRVLATELAASHIRVNAIAPGRFYSKMTEFLSTDQAAFDEELQTIPMRRWGEPSDIAGVAIMLASQAGAFITGQIIPVDGGTTLVN; the protein is encoded by the coding sequence ATGTTTAAAAATCTATTTTCTATGCAAGAAAAAATCTGTGTTATTACTGGGGGTTATCGTGGTTTAGGTGCCTTTATGGCTCAAGGCTTTCTTGAAGCAGGGGCAAAACGTGTTTACATTACAGGTCGTAAAGCACAAGCCTGCATTGCTGCAGCCGAAGAGCTAAGCAAATTTGGCGAATGTATTGCTTTGCCTGGCGATGCCTCTACAAGCGAAGGGTTAAGCCAGTTAGTTCAGGAAATTAACAAACGTGAAGATCATATTGATGTGTTAGTAAACAACGCTGGAACGGCTTGGGGAGCACCTTTTGGTCAGTTTCCTGAAAGTGGCTGGGACAAAGTGATGGACATCAATGTTAAGAGCCCATTTTTCTTAACTCAAGCATTAACCCCCCTACTAGCTAAAAATGCCGATGCAAAAAACACCTCTACTGTAATAAATATAGGTTCCATTGCTGGTATCTTGGGCAATGGCTTGGATACCTTTAGTTACGCCGTATCAAAATCAGCTATTCATCAGGTAACACGAGTATTAGCAACTGAATTGGCAGCATCACATATTCGTGTCAATGCCATCGCGCCAGGGCGTTTTTACTCAAAAATGACCGAATTTCTAAGCACAGACCAGGCTGCATTTGATGAAGAACTGCAAACCATTCCCATGAGACGCTGGGGTGAACCAAGCGATATCGCTGGTGTTGCCATTATGTTGGCCAGTCAGGCAGGCGCATTCATCACTGGACAAATTATTCCAGTTGACGGTGGTACTACTTTAGTTAATTAA
- a CDS encoding enoyl-CoA hydratase-related protein: MSFSSNVLSIEKQGQVGIVWLNREAKYNALSTELWSAIPHALDALCEDGEIGAIILAGRGKHFCAGIDLVEDGLSEHKNAKARSKAEANIQQLANTQKFQAAITALADCAVPVVAVVQGFCLGAGVDLITACDIRIASACSVFSVRETRLGLVADVGTLQRLPKILNAGHVAELAYTGKDIKAERAEKIGLVNDVYESAEATMAAGMTLANEIAANSPMAVRGTKFILRKSENMTDEQSLMLNGMFTMMTSLQSNDLQEGIKAFFRAQSAEVYR; this comes from the coding sequence ATGAGTTTTTCATCCAATGTATTAAGCATCGAAAAACAAGGGCAGGTAGGCATAGTTTGGTTAAACCGTGAAGCCAAATACAATGCACTGTCTACTGAATTATGGTCAGCTATTCCCCACGCCCTTGATGCTCTTTGCGAAGACGGAGAGATAGGTGCAATAATCCTTGCCGGTCGTGGTAAACACTTCTGCGCTGGTATCGACCTAGTAGAAGACGGCCTAAGTGAACATAAAAATGCCAAAGCCCGCTCCAAAGCCGAAGCTAATATTCAGCAGCTAGCCAACACTCAAAAGTTTCAGGCAGCGATTACTGCCTTAGCCGACTGTGCAGTGCCAGTTGTGGCGGTAGTGCAAGGCTTCTGTCTTGGTGCTGGGGTTGATCTGATCACCGCCTGTGATATTCGCATAGCCAGTGCATGTTCTGTATTTAGTGTACGTGAAACACGGCTAGGTCTGGTTGCAGATGTGGGCACCTTGCAGCGTCTACCTAAAATACTTAATGCGGGTCATGTTGCCGAGCTAGCCTACACAGGTAAAGATATCAAAGCCGAGCGCGCCGAGAAGATTGGTTTGGTCAACGATGTGTACGAGTCTGCAGAAGCTACTATGGCAGCAGGTATGACTCTTGCCAATGAAATAGCCGCTAACTCACCCATGGCAGTGCGCGGTACCAAGTTTATTTTGCGTAAGTCAGAGAACATGACCGACGAGCAGAGCTTAATGTTGAATGGTATGTTCACTATGATGACGAGTTTGCAGTCGAATGATTTGCAAGAGGGTATAAAGGCCTTTTTCAGAGCGCAGAGCGCCGAAGTTTACAGGTAG
- a CDS encoding SDR family oxidoreductase, with amino-acid sequence MELQDKIILITGAGSGIGRALAVRFHAAGAKKIVAVDINLSNAQVTADMVSGVAMMADVAKEDDICRVIEETEAKVGPIDLFCSNAGVAIGESIDSPNNQWQASWDINVMSHVYAARHLVPRMVARGGGYFLNTSSAAGLLNQIGGAAYGVTKHAAVGFGEWLAIHHKHEGISVSMLCPQAVRTPMTALDNDAIAAAASNGMIEPEELANCVVEELRKESFLILPHAIVQEYMRNKTTNYDRWIGGMNKLMRHIMGIGK; translated from the coding sequence TTGGAACTACAAGATAAGATTATCTTAATCACTGGTGCCGGCAGCGGTATTGGTCGAGCTCTAGCCGTTCGCTTTCACGCAGCAGGTGCTAAGAAGATTGTGGCGGTGGATATTAATCTAAGTAACGCGCAAGTCACAGCTGACATGGTGAGTGGTGTTGCCATGATGGCTGATGTAGCTAAAGAAGATGATATCTGCCGCGTGATCGAAGAAACCGAAGCCAAGGTTGGCCCCATCGACCTGTTTTGCTCAAATGCTGGTGTGGCTATAGGTGAAAGCATCGATTCCCCCAATAATCAATGGCAGGCGAGCTGGGATATCAATGTTATGTCACATGTCTATGCAGCACGACATTTAGTGCCGCGCATGGTAGCAAGGGGCGGCGGTTATTTTTTAAATACCTCATCTGCTGCAGGCTTGCTCAATCAGATTGGTGGCGCTGCTTATGGTGTTACCAAACACGCCGCAGTCGGTTTTGGTGAGTGGTTGGCTATTCATCATAAACATGAAGGAATTAGTGTGTCTATGTTGTGTCCCCAAGCAGTGCGCACACCCATGACCGCATTGGATAACGATGCTATTGCGGCCGCTGCGAGCAATGGCATGATTGAGCCAGAAGAGCTTGCTAATTGTGTTGTGGAAGAACTACGCAAAGAGAGTTTCTTGATACTGCCTCACGCCATTGTGCAGGAATATATGCGCAACAAAACGACTAACTACGATCGTTGGATTGGCGGCATGAATAAACTTATGCGCCACATTATGGGTATAGGCAAATAA